A region from the Paludicola sp. MB14-C6 genome encodes:
- a CDS encoding prepilin peptidase encodes MFGKLYFRTLIIILGLLIGSFLNVCIYRIPRKESIIKGSSHCTNCNGKIKAYDLIPIFSYIFLGGKCRNCKTKISLIYPTIELINFLLYIIILIQYDVSFKTVLYCALFSTLIVISGIDIHSQEIPNGLIVFLLCLSPLSFLINDMPFWHKLIGFFSSSAILFIIACFTDGFGGGDIKLMAVCGLLIGYQNILLALFIGCIIGGISGAFVLIKTKQKGSTIPFGPSLSIGIMISSLYGEQLINWYFSFL; translated from the coding sequence ATGTTTGGGAAACTTTACTTTCGCACCCTTATCATTATTCTAGGCCTTTTAATCGGAAGTTTTTTAAATGTTTGTATTTACCGTATTCCACGGAAAGAATCTATTATAAAGGGAAGCTCTCATTGCACAAACTGTAATGGTAAAATTAAAGCTTATGACTTAATTCCAATATTCAGTTATATTTTTCTTGGCGGTAAATGTAGAAATTGTAAGACTAAAATCTCACTTATTTATCCTACTATAGAATTGATAAACTTCTTACTATACATAATTATTCTAATCCAATATGATGTTTCTTTTAAAACAGTCCTATATTGTGCATTGTTTTCGACACTCATCGTTATTTCAGGAATTGATATTCATTCACAAGAAATACCAAATGGGTTAATTGTTTTTCTACTTTGTTTATCTCCTCTATCCTTCTTGATAAACGATATGCCTTTTTGGCATAAACTGATTGGATTTTTTTCATCCAGTGCTATTCTATTCATTATTGCTTGTTTTACAGATGGCTTTGGTGGAGGAGACATTAAGCTAATGGCTGTATGTGGACTTCTAATTGGGTATCAAAACATCCTTCTAGCATTATTCATAGGATGTATAATTGGTGGTATTAGTGGAGCCTTTGTGTTAATCAAAACCAAGCAAAAAGGCTCCACGATACCATTTGGCCCTTCCCTTAGTATTGGAATTATGATATCAAGCCTTTATGGGGAACAGCTTATCAATTGGTATTTCTCATTTCTTTAA